A single genomic interval of Sceloporus undulatus isolate JIND9_A2432 ecotype Alabama chromosome 2, SceUnd_v1.1, whole genome shotgun sequence harbors:
- the LOC121922469 gene encoding uncharacterized protein LOC121922469, protein MDDVRSFADRVIRMADALKLEVAHPEDDALDPVERRIHGSAPAPPALAYLPSLEKIAKRSWDAPATIPSTSRRIENLYRVTPSAPSWLSNHPKLNSAIVEGAQSTFAPKSSSSPIDKDSKKLDGLAKKFYASAALDLKVANYAACMGAYVQYLVEKMDPTIADLPDDRRRMMSALRNEIHLISGQQIISARHSTDCASKILSGSIALRRYAWLRSSNLTPQAKAAIEDMPFDNSGLFHRDTDEKLSFRYRMKTAARKHGRPLVRDSRLKRCLLSHRDPARPPQVPRLCRRAPGIPVQGPSLRPFHSSKSLHQVHGTCGGIPASKGNHGLPILRRLALRSALQRHTARTPRVYPVAPSSIGTTGQLRQVQPDSHQTHRLHWNHTGLCVSEGIPSRGKVSGPPLVTAAVPASETSAGPCGTSCHGTPGLYHLRHTVGQTKAQAPAIMVPIRVRPRPRHAYQTAHHPEDRTEVPSMVAPARQRLRGNVILTPATGPLSDYGRLPAGMGRPYSGPHNKGQVVTGGSHSPHQRPRDAGCGKGTQSLPDGPRRQGGASSHRQHHGHVLPQQARGYKVEDLVVSHHPYLGVVHTAQDPTTVHPSARRPERPCRSTQQVIFHLPRMEAASRSGDPTLRSLGTPSPGLVRIPAKRPRTEVLLTVQRARVGRGCLPNQVDSRPPVCLSSISSDHTGDLEDVVGPHRCNFDNSVVAQTAVVRPSPTASTGPSPIRTPARPAFATRRASPPSRDAVSPIGGMEDSVLNTLPSGVRDIIKAAQRPSTQRSYAYKWDKFLAFLQTKDIPPSRVSIPVVLDFLMSLAEAGLSLSSIKCYLSAISSHYLFRDNNFLFLGTLS, encoded by the exons ATGGACGACGTTAGGTCTTTCGCTGATAGGGTTATCCGGATGGCAGATGCCCTGAAGCTAGAAGTGGCCCATCCAGAGGATGATGCCCTTGATCCTgtggaaaggaggatccacgGTTCCGCACCAGCTCCACCGGCCTTGGCATATCTACCGTCATTGGAGAAGATTGCTAAGCGTTCATGGGACGCACCAGCCACCATCCCGTCCACGTCCCGCAGGATCGAGAACCTCTATCGGGTCACTCCTTCTGCTCCATCTTGGCTCTCCAACCACCCTAAGCTGAACTCTGCGATAGTGGAAGGAGCCCAGTCCACCTTTGCTCCAAAGTCCTCGTCTTCTCCGAttgacaaggacagtaaaaagCTGGACGGATTGGCCAAGAAGTTTTATGCCTCAGCGGCCCTGGATTTAAAGGTGGCCAACTACGCGGCCTGTATGGGAGCTTACGTACAGTACCTCGTGGAAAAGATGGACCCTACTATCGCCGACCTGCCAGATGACAGAAGGCGCATGATGTCTGCACTCAGGAATGAGATCCACCTGATAAGCggacagcagatcatctccgCCAGACACTCGACGGACTGTGCGTCGAAGATCCTTTCTGGCTCCATAGCCCTCCGGCGCTACGCATGGCTGCGATCTTCGAATCTCACCCCGCAAGCCAAGGCAGCGATAGAGGACATGCCCTTCGACAACTCGGGCTTGTTCCACCGCGACACagacgagaagctcagcttcCGTTATAGGATGAAGACCGCGGCCAGAAAGCACG gaagGCCACTGGTTCGTGACTCTAGACTTAaaagatgcctactttcacaTAGGGATCCGGCACgaccaccgcaggttcctcgcctttgCCGTCGGGCTCCAGGCAtaccagtacaaggtccttcccttcggcctttccacagctccaagagtcttcaccaagtgcatggcacctgtggtggcatacctgcgtcAAAAGGGAATCACGGTCTTCCCATACttagacgactggctcttcgcagcGCCCTCCAAAGACACACTGCTCGAACACCTCGAGTCTACCCTGTCGCTCCTTCAAGCATtgggactacaggtcaacttcgacaagtccaaccTGATTCCCACCAAACGCATCGACTTCATTGGAACCACACTGGACTCTGTGTCAGTGAAGGCATACCTTCCAGAGGCAAGGTTTCAGGCCCTCCGCTCGTCACTGCAGCCGTGCCTGCGTCAGAGACGTCTGCAGGCCCGTGTGGTACAAGTTGCCATGGGACACCTGGCCTCTACCACCTTCGTCACACCGTGGGCCAGACTAAGGCTCAGGCCCCTGCAATCATGGTTCCTATCCGTGTTCGACCCCGTCCGAGACACGCCTACCAAActgctcaccatcccgaggaccGTACAGAAGTCCCTTCGATGGTGGCTCCAGCCCGACAACGTCTGCGGGGGAATGTCATTCTTACCCCCGCAACCGGACCTCTCtctgactacggacgcctccctgCAGGGATGGGGCGCCCATACTCTGGACCTCACAATAAAGGACAAGTGGTCACCGGCGGAAGCCACTCTCCACATCAACGTCCTAGAGATGCTGGCTGTGGAAAAGGCACTCAGAGCCTTCCAGACGGTCCTCGCAGACAAGGTGGTGCTTcttctcaccgacaacaccacggtcatgtactacctcaacaagcaAGGGGGTACAAAGTCGAGGACCTTGTTGTCAGTCACCATCCGTATCTGGGAGTGGTGCATACAGCACAAGATCCTACTACAGTGCATCCATCTGCCAGGCGACCAGAACGACCTTGCAGATCAACTCAGCAGGTCATCTTCCacttgccacgaatggaggctgCATCCAGAAGTGGTGACCCAACTCTTCGATCGCTGGGGACCCCCTCTCCTGGACTTGTTCGCATCCCGGCTAAACGCCCACGTACCGAGGTtttgctcacggtacagagaGCCCGGGTCGGAAGGGGATGCCTTCCAAATCAAGTGGACTCAAGGCCTCCTgtatgcctttcctccatttcctctgATCACACGGGTGATCTCGAAGATGTTGTCGGACCACACAGATGCAATTTTGAtaactccgtggtggcccagacagccgtggttcgcccCTCTCCTACAGCGAGCACAGGACCATCTCCGATTAGAACACCGGCCCGACCTGCTTTCGCTACACGACGGGCAAGtccaccatcccgagatgcagtctctcccattggtggcatggaggattcgGTCCTGAACACGCTTCCATCCGGTGTTCGGGATATCATCAAAGCAGCACAGAGACCATCTACACaaaggtcctatgcctacaaatgggataagTTCCTTGCCTTCCTACAGACAAAGGAcattccaccatcccgtgtctccatcccAGTCGTCCTGGACTTTCTTATGTCACTGGCAGAAGCgggtctctccttgagttctatcaagtgTTACCTTTCTGCCATCTCGTCCCATTATTTGTTCCGAGACAACAACTTTCTCTTTTTGGGGACcctctcataa